The Moorena producens PAL-8-15-08-1 genomic interval CACATTCAGATTACTAATTCCAAAATAGAGCCTATTAAAGGAGGTGAAAGACAACTAATGGCACCAAAAACCTATACAAAATTCTTGCATTTTCTCCAAGAAGAGTTAGCAATTTCAAGAGATTCTATTGCGATCGCACTAAGACACCGGGAACAAGACCCA includes:
- a CDS encoding DUF2949 domain-containing protein; the encoded protein is MATDGLHIQITNSKIEPIKGGERQLMAPKTYTKFLHFLQEELAISRDSIAIALRHREQDPGLLPMILWQYGLVTLEQLDKIYDWLETA